A genomic segment from Paenibacillus sp. FSL K6-1096 encodes:
- a CDS encoding LysR family transcriptional regulator, whose protein sequence is MNIENLEAFVFVVHLGSFNKAAEALFLSQPSVTARIRSLENEMNVKLFHRNGRYIQLTEGGKKLIPYAEKILQSYREATYKMNQHIALPEEVRIGCSISISNYLLPGLLNNFRTRFPDTRVKILSYPSEQIMTRILEEEVDFGLVRTTTHPRMISKTMLSTSIGLYAAPDHPLALRKETIKTSELLDHEIIFYDHLSEEWLLLVKMFESMQMRPNIIFEVDNMETAKRLVEIGRGVCFLPEYSARSEILKNTLARIPVESEVDVHAKVSLMYLKEKDETAVLEFFSNKELYRDNMTLK, encoded by the coding sequence ATGAACATCGAGAATCTGGAGGCGTTTGTGTTTGTAGTTCATTTGGGCAGCTTTAATAAAGCGGCGGAGGCCCTGTTTTTGAGCCAGCCGTCCGTGACGGCCCGCATCCGTTCCCTGGAGAACGAGATGAATGTGAAGCTGTTCCACCGCAACGGCAGATACATTCAATTAACAGAGGGCGGCAAGAAGCTGATTCCCTATGCGGAGAAAATCCTCCAGTCCTACCGTGAAGCCACCTACAAAATGAACCAGCATATTGCCCTGCCGGAGGAGGTGCGGATCGGATGTTCCATTTCCATCTCCAATTACCTGCTCCCCGGGCTGCTGAATAACTTCAGGACCAGGTTCCCGGATACCCGGGTCAAAATCCTGTCGTATCCGTCCGAGCAGATCATGACCCGCATTCTGGAGGAAGAGGTGGATTTCGGCCTGGTGCGCACGACGACCCATCCCCGGATGATCAGCAAAACGATGCTGTCCACCTCCATCGGCCTGTACGCTGCTCCGGATCATCCGCTTGCGCTGCGCAAGGAGACCATCAAGACATCCGAGCTGCTGGACCATGAGATTATCTTTTATGATCATCTGTCGGAGGAATGGCTGCTGCTGGTCAAAATGTTCGAATCGATGCAGATGCGCCCCAACATCATTTTTGAAGTGGATAACATGGAGACCGCCAAGCGGCTGGTGGAGATCGGCAGGGGCGTGTGCTTTTTGCCGGAGTATTCGGCCAGAAGTGAGATCCTTAAGAATACCCTGGCCCGCATACCGGTTGAGTCCGAGGTGGATGTCCACGCCAAGGTCTCGCTGATGTATCTGAAGGAGAAGGATGAAACCGCAGTGCTGGAATTTTTCTCGAACAAGGAATTATACCGGGATAATATGACATTGAAATAA
- a CDS encoding homocysteine synthase — protein MSEERKLSFETLAVHAGQEIDPTTLARAVPLYQTTSYGFRDAEHAANLFALKEFGNIYTRLMNPTTDVFEQRLAALEGGAGALATASGQSAISFSILNIAGAGDEIVSSASLYGGTYNLFSTTLPKLGIKVNFVNSDDPENFRAAITDKTKALYAETIGNPQGNILDIEKVAAIAHEHGIPLIVDNTFPSPYLLRPIEHGADIVVHSATKFIGGHGTSIGGIIVDGGKFDWKASGKFPGLTEPDPSYHGVVYTEAVGPIAYIIKARVQLLRDLGAAISPFNSWLLLQGLETLHLRLERHSQNALKVAQYLEAHDAVEWVSYAGLQSHPSYELAQKYLPKGQGAILTFGIKGGAAAGVKLIENVKLFSHLANVGDSKSLIIHPASTTHQQLSDAEQRAAGVTPELLRLSIGTESIDDILYDLEQAIAASQQG, from the coding sequence ATGTCAGAAGAGCGCAAGCTGTCCTTTGAAACCCTCGCCGTCCATGCAGGCCAGGAGATTGATCCCACTACTCTTGCCCGTGCCGTGCCGCTATACCAGACCACTTCCTACGGGTTCCGCGATGCGGAGCACGCCGCGAATCTGTTCGCGCTTAAGGAGTTCGGCAATATCTACACCCGGCTGATGAATCCGACGACCGATGTGTTTGAACAGCGGCTGGCCGCGCTGGAGGGCGGGGCAGGCGCACTGGCGACCGCTTCCGGGCAGTCGGCGATTTCCTTCTCTATTCTCAATATTGCCGGAGCAGGCGATGAGATCGTCTCCTCCGCAAGCCTGTACGGCGGAACTTATAATTTGTTCTCCACGACACTGCCTAAGCTGGGCATTAAGGTGAACTTCGTGAACTCCGATGATCCTGAGAACTTCCGGGCAGCGATCACAGATAAGACCAAGGCACTCTACGCTGAGACGATCGGTAATCCCCAAGGGAACATTCTGGATATCGAAAAGGTTGCAGCCATCGCCCATGAGCACGGGATTCCGCTGATTGTGGACAATACCTTCCCCAGCCCGTATCTGCTGCGTCCGATTGAACACGGGGCCGATATCGTTGTACACTCGGCGACTAAGTTCATCGGCGGACACGGAACCTCTATTGGCGGAATCATCGTGGACGGAGGCAAGTTCGACTGGAAGGCCAGCGGCAAGTTCCCGGGCCTGACCGAGCCGGACCCGAGCTACCACGGCGTCGTCTACACGGAAGCGGTCGGGCCAATCGCCTATATTATCAAGGCGCGTGTCCAGTTGCTCCGCGACCTTGGCGCGGCAATCTCTCCATTCAATTCCTGGCTGCTGCTGCAGGGCCTGGAGACGCTGCATTTGCGTCTGGAGCGCCACAGCCAGAATGCGCTGAAGGTGGCTCAGTATCTGGAGGCCCATGATGCTGTAGAGTGGGTGAGCTATGCCGGACTACAGAGCCATCCATCGTATGAGCTGGCCCAGAAATATCTGCCTAAGGGCCAGGGTGCGATCCTGACCTTCGGCATCAAGGGCGGGGCTGCAGCAGGGGTGAAGCTGATCGAGAATGTGAAGCTGTTCTCGCATCTGGCCAATGTCGGCGATTCCAAGTCGCTGATCATCCACCCGGCCAGCACGACCCACCAGCAGCTGTCGGATGCGGAACAGCGGGCGGCCGGCGTGACGCCGGAGCTGCTGCGCTTGTCCATCGGTACGGAATCCATCGACGACATCCTCTATGACCTGGAGCAGGCGATCGCCGCCAGCCAGCAGGGGTAA
- a CDS encoding alpha/beta hydrolase, producing MRPPANKTTGKQTGFKKVRKILLRVLGAILLAIVLFVGIVYITNVISSNAEAKRIEPYGQQVSVDGKKMNVFIQGDGPDTVVLLPGFGTASPALDFKLLVDELSPHYKVVVVEPFGYGLSDATKKERTSENIVSEIHEALQQLNIDRYILMGHSISGIYSLDYVNKYRDEVSAFVGLDNSVPSLSEQKIESSETTMVKWFRTLGFARLQLKLSDDPYEGLAYDEHTKEQLKLLIQKNMYNTTLLNEAENMYSSFKGAEQRGVTFPPNLPVLLFVQAEHPATDQWIPEHEKLISHSVHAEMELLDANHYLYRSHPAEIAEKFMSFMKEIGQQP from the coding sequence ATGAGACCACCGGCGAACAAGACAACGGGCAAGCAAACGGGGTTCAAGAAAGTGCGTAAGATTCTGCTTAGAGTATTGGGAGCGATCCTGCTCGCTATTGTGCTTTTTGTGGGGATTGTATATATCACGAATGTAATCAGCAGCAATGCGGAGGCCAAAAGGATAGAGCCTTACGGCCAGCAAGTATCCGTAGACGGCAAGAAGATGAATGTGTTCATTCAAGGCGATGGCCCGGACACGGTCGTGCTGCTTCCCGGCTTCGGAACAGCTTCACCGGCGCTTGATTTCAAGCTGCTCGTTGACGAGCTGTCTCCACATTATAAGGTTGTAGTTGTTGAGCCTTTCGGCTATGGCTTAAGCGACGCAACGAAGAAAGAACGAACCTCAGAGAATATCGTAAGTGAAATCCATGAAGCGTTACAGCAGCTCAATATTGACCGTTACATCCTTATGGGCCATTCTATCTCAGGAATCTATAGTCTGGATTATGTGAACAAATATCGGGATGAAGTCAGTGCATTTGTCGGACTGGATAACAGTGTACCGTCGCTGAGCGAGCAAAAGATTGAGTCCTCAGAGACAACCATGGTTAAATGGTTCCGAACCTTAGGCTTCGCCCGGCTGCAATTGAAGCTGAGTGATGACCCCTATGAGGGACTGGCATATGATGAACACACCAAAGAACAATTGAAGCTGCTGATCCAGAAAAATATGTACAACACAACGCTGTTAAATGAGGCGGAGAACATGTACTCTAGCTTTAAAGGGGCTGAACAGCGAGGGGTAACGTTCCCGCCAAATCTCCCTGTCCTGCTTTTTGTTCAAGCGGAGCATCCGGCAACGGATCAATGGATTCCGGAGCATGAGAAGCTAATCAGCCATTCCGTACATGCAGAGATGGAGCTGCTGGATGCCAATCATTATTTATACCGTTCCCATCCTGCAGAAATTGCTGAGAAATTCATGAGCTTTATGAAGGAGATAGGGCAGCAGCCTTGA
- a CDS encoding GntR family transcriptional regulator, with amino-acid sequence MLKGSEQSVSLKRKQGPLYQQIQKILKDRILHGVYPLGSIIPSEPQLEKEFGVSKMTVRGAVQELAQEGYVQKKSGVGTIVMRNTAYQKLSKGKRFTELLVEAGHKLEKKLLSTSLVTNDAGTEEYSRYGPYCQRIERLYILDGQPYIHLIHFLAAAALPGGSAAEMKADFQSLYDSLEEKDIVLESFRDRFFAEPAPPEVCELLKLPPGAYVLKRLRNSYDAEGRLIEHSIGCYNTELHHYLVSYDA; translated from the coding sequence ATGTTGAAAGGTAGTGAGCAGAGCGTGTCTCTGAAACGCAAGCAAGGCCCCTTATACCAGCAGATCCAGAAGATTCTTAAGGACCGGATTCTGCACGGCGTCTACCCGCTGGGGAGTATCATCCCCTCTGAGCCGCAGCTGGAGAAAGAGTTCGGTGTCAGTAAAATGACGGTCCGCGGCGCGGTCCAGGAGCTGGCCCAGGAGGGCTACGTCCAGAAGAAGAGCGGTGTCGGAACGATTGTCATGCGCAATACCGCCTACCAGAAGCTCTCCAAGGGCAAGCGGTTCACGGAGCTGTTGGTCGAGGCCGGTCATAAGCTGGAAAAGAAGCTGCTGAGCACAAGCCTGGTCACCAATGATGCCGGGACGGAGGAATACAGCCGCTACGGGCCGTATTGCCAGCGGATTGAACGGCTGTATATCCTGGACGGACAGCCCTATATCCATCTGATCCATTTTCTCGCGGCAGCCGCTCTGCCCGGGGGAAGTGCGGCGGAGATGAAGGCAGACTTCCAGTCTCTGTACGATTCGCTGGAGGAGAAGGACATTGTGCTGGAGAGCTTCAGGGACCGCTTCTTCGCTGAGCCTGCGCCGCCCGAGGTGTGTGAGCTGCTGAAGCTCCCGCCCGGCGCCTATGTACTCAAACGCCTGCGCAACTCCTATGATGCGGAAGGCAGGCTAATTGAGCACAGCATCGGCTGTTATAACACGGAGCTGCATCATTATCTGGTCAGCTATGATGCCTGA
- a CDS encoding sugar kinase, producing MPRIAAFGEVMMRLQVPGLETLAQSSRLEYSFSGSGVNVTAALSRYGHNGALITTLPDTPVGDAAIAYLRKLGVDTSLIRRGGKHLGMYFLENGFGARPGRVTYTDRLGSSFNTAGADQYDMAALASRVDVLHLCGITLAMNDSVRRQMKQLAAEVKRAGGQVVFDCNYRPALWGEDGYAKARPHYEELLTLADLVLMNEKDALYILGMSAGDYDRITQLKQVIPAVAEQFGIGTVAGTHREINADNTHSLTGYMYRQGMFAFSRKLTFPVHDRIGAGDAYASAIIHGGLRQYPQQQTVDMAAAAAMLAHTVPGDTALFTESEVLRALSDHTLDVER from the coding sequence ATGCCTAGAATCGCTGCATTTGGCGAGGTGATGATGCGGCTGCAGGTTCCGGGATTGGAGACGCTGGCCCAGAGCAGCAGGCTGGAGTACTCTTTTTCGGGCAGCGGGGTGAATGTAACGGCGGCGCTGTCCAGATACGGCCATAATGGCGCACTCATCACTACTCTGCCTGATACTCCGGTTGGGGATGCGGCAATCGCTTATCTGCGCAAGCTTGGGGTCGATACGTCACTGATCCGCCGGGGCGGCAAGCATCTCGGAATGTACTTCCTGGAGAACGGGTTCGGCGCCCGCCCCGGAAGAGTCACCTATACAGACCGGCTGGGCAGCAGCTTCAATACCGCCGGCGCTGATCAGTATGACATGGCGGCGCTGGCTTCCCGGGTGGATGTCCTTCATCTATGCGGGATAACACTCGCTATGAATGATAGTGTACGCCGGCAGATGAAGCAGCTTGCTGCCGAAGTGAAGCGGGCCGGAGGCCAGGTGGTATTCGACTGCAACTACCGTCCCGCGTTATGGGGCGAGGACGGCTACGCCAAGGCCCGCCCGCATTACGAGGAACTGCTTACGCTGGCCGATCTGGTACTGATGAATGAGAAGGATGCGCTGTACATTCTTGGCATGAGTGCCGGTGATTATGATAGAATAACACAGTTGAAGCAGGTGATTCCTGCCGTGGCGGAGCAGTTCGGGATCGGAACGGTTGCGGGAACCCACCGTGAGATTAATGCGGACAATACGCATTCCCTGACCGGATATATGTACCGTCAAGGTATGTTCGCGTTCTCCCGCAAGCTGACCTTCCCGGTACATGACCGGATCGGTGCCGGGGATGCCTACGCCAGTGCCATCATCCATGGCGGGCTCCGGCAGTATCCCCAGCAGCAGACGGTCGATATGGCAGCGGCCGCAGCGATGCTGGCCCATACCGTCCCGGGCGACACCGCGCTGTTTACCGAGAGCGAGGTGCTCCGGGCGCTGTCAGACCATACGTTAGATGTTGAAAGGTAG
- a CDS encoding KDGP aldolase family protein, which yields MSKIQQRFYKNRAALNVLAGSIGNAKDIYEAAEGHVLVGVLSKNYANAREASAAMTEYGQAIQDAVSIGLGAGDNRQAAVVAEIASSYAGSHINQVFPAVGATRANLGAEDSWINSLVSPCGQPGYVNISTGPVSSGNAAQAIVPVEAAIALVRDMGGNALKYYPMKGLELEEEYRAVAKACGEAGFALEPTGGIDLDNFAPILEIALQAGVPQVIPHVYSSIIDPETGSTRVQDVRTLLGTMKSLVDRYA from the coding sequence ATGAGCAAGATTCAGCAGCGTTTCTATAAGAACAGAGCGGCACTGAATGTATTGGCCGGCAGTATCGGGAATGCCAAGGACATCTACGAGGCGGCCGAAGGGCATGTACTGGTAGGCGTGCTCTCCAAAAATTACGCCAACGCCCGCGAAGCGTCCGCCGCTATGACAGAGTATGGACAGGCGATCCAGGATGCCGTCTCCATCGGGCTTGGTGCCGGGGACAACCGCCAGGCGGCGGTGGTCGCAGAGATCGCTTCAAGCTATGCTGGCAGCCATATCAATCAGGTATTTCCGGCTGTAGGCGCGACCCGGGCCAATCTGGGAGCGGAGGACAGCTGGATTAACAGTCTGGTCTCGCCCTGCGGACAGCCGGGGTATGTCAACATCTCCACCGGTCCGGTCAGCTCAGGAAATGCCGCGCAGGCCATCGTTCCGGTGGAAGCCGCCATTGCCCTCGTCCGGGATATGGGCGGCAATGCGCTTAAATATTATCCGATGAAGGGGCTGGAGCTGGAAGAAGAGTACCGTGCGGTGGCAAAAGCCTGCGGAGAGGCCGGATTTGCCCTGGAGCCTACGGGCGGAATCGATCTGGACAACTTCGCACCTATTCTGGAGATTGCCCTTCAGGCGGGTGTGCCGCAAGTGATCCCGCATGTCTATTCCTCGATCATTGATCCCGAGACGGGAAGCACGAGGGTGCAGGATGTCCGCACGCTGCTTGGTACGATGAAATCGCTGGTGGACCGGTATGCCTAG
- a CDS encoding DgaE family pyridoxal phosphate-dependent ammonia lyase, with the protein MDHSLRAKYGLKRVINASGRMSILGVSAPTDSVMEAMKQGGQQYVEIADLVDKSGDYIARLLGSEAAVVVNSASSGIALSVAAVVTGGDPRLSLRLHQEPVLKNEIIMLKGHNVQYGAPVETMVFLGGGRVVEVGYANEGRAEHIEQAIGERTAAILYVKSHHAVQKNMISVEEAWEVAQRRGVPMIVDAAAEEDLRKYVQYSDLAIYSGSKAVEGPTSGIVAGKKQYIGWLKVQLHGIGRSMKVGKETTFGLLQALDEYQNKADNSQQEKQALEALQPLAALPGVSVRTVQDEAGRAIYRGRIQIDAAAAGVDAREVNDRLREGDIAVYTRDYGVKQGYFDIDPRPLQGDDLQVIVSRIQEIIGGRS; encoded by the coding sequence ATGGATCATTCATTACGAGCTAAATATGGATTGAAGCGGGTGATTAATGCCAGCGGAAGAATGAGCATCCTGGGTGTATCCGCGCCCACCGATTCGGTGATGGAGGCGATGAAGCAGGGCGGCCAGCAGTATGTGGAGATCGCGGATCTGGTGGACAAATCGGGAGATTACATCGCCCGTCTGCTCGGCTCGGAAGCAGCCGTTGTTGTGAACTCTGCCTCCAGCGGCATTGCGCTGTCCGTGGCGGCGGTCGTGACCGGCGGTGATCCGCGGCTCAGCCTGCGCCTGCACCAGGAGCCGGTGCTGAAGAATGAGATCATTATGCTGAAGGGCCATAATGTGCAGTATGGTGCGCCTGTGGAGACGATGGTCTTCCTCGGCGGCGGCCGGGTGGTCGAGGTTGGATATGCCAACGAAGGCCGCGCAGAGCATATTGAACAAGCCATCGGTGAACGTACCGCAGCGATTCTCTATGTGAAATCCCACCACGCCGTCCAGAAGAATATGATCTCGGTGGAAGAAGCCTGGGAGGTTGCACAGCGCAGGGGCGTGCCGATGATTGTCGATGCGGCAGCGGAGGAGGACCTGCGCAAATATGTCCAGTATTCCGATCTGGCCATCTACAGCGGGTCGAAGGCGGTTGAAGGTCCTACTTCAGGCATTGTAGCCGGGAAGAAGCAATACATCGGCTGGCTAAAGGTACAGCTGCACGGGATCGGCCGCAGCATGAAGGTCGGCAAGGAGACTACCTTCGGACTGCTTCAGGCGTTGGATGAATACCAGAACAAGGCGGACAACAGCCAGCAGGAGAAGCAGGCGCTGGAGGCGCTTCAGCCGCTGGCCGCCCTTCCCGGAGTGTCGGTCCGCACCGTGCAGGATGAAGCCGGGCGGGCGATTTACCGGGGACGCATCCAGATTGATGCCGCTGCTGCGGGCGTGGATGCCCGTGAGGTCAATGACCGTCTGCGCGAAGGGGATATTGCCGTGTATACACGTGATTATGGAGTGAAGCAGGGGTATTTTGATATTGATCCAAGGCCGCTCCAGGGAGACGATCTGCAGGTCATTGTCAGCAGAATTCAAGAAATTATAGGGGGCAGATCATAA
- a CDS encoding amidohydrolase/deacetylase family metallohydrolase encodes MGQVGTENVLRNLRLVDGRTVDISIRDGMITAITPPGQAEGGTLLDCAGLYGSSGWIDLHVHAVPELDPYGDEIDEIGVKQGVTTLVDAGSCGADRIGAFYRASLEADTRVFALLNISRIGLARTDELSQLEWIDRARAVEAAAAYPEFIVGLKARISQSVVKDSGIEPLKLARALSEELKLPLMVHIGSAPPAVTEVLKLLQPGDVITHYLNGKANNLFHADGTPLQELLDAAARGVQLDVGHGTASFSFRVAEQAKAAGIGLNTISTDIYRGNRLNGPVYSMADVLTKFLHLGYSLEEVIRAVTSSAAAWLGKPELGQIRVGEPANLTLFAVEAGEKQLKDSEGEVRTANHYIEAKGVFINGSFITS; translated from the coding sequence ATGGGACAAGTGGGCACAGAGAACGTGCTGCGCAATTTGCGGCTGGTGGACGGCCGGACGGTGGATATTTCGATCCGGGACGGCATGATCACCGCGATTACCCCGCCGGGCCAGGCGGAGGGCGGGACCCTGCTGGACTGCGCCGGGTTATATGGCTCCAGCGGATGGATTGATCTGCATGTACATGCTGTGCCGGAGCTTGACCCCTACGGCGATGAGATCGACGAGATCGGGGTGAAGCAGGGGGTAACGACACTGGTGGATGCCGGGAGCTGCGGTGCAGACCGGATCGGAGCCTTTTACCGCGCAAGTCTTGAGGCCGATACACGGGTGTTCGCTCTGCTCAATATCTCTAGAATCGGCCTTGCGCGGACCGATGAGCTCTCGCAGCTGGAGTGGATTGACCGGGCCAGGGCGGTGGAGGCGGCGGCAGCCTACCCGGAATTTATCGTCGGCCTGAAGGCCCGCATCAGCCAAAGTGTCGTCAAGGACAGCGGCATTGAGCCGCTGAAGCTGGCACGCGCGCTGTCGGAAGAATTGAAGCTTCCGCTTATGGTGCACATCGGCTCAGCCCCGCCTGCAGTAACCGAGGTGCTGAAGCTGCTGCAGCCGGGTGATGTCATTACCCATTATCTGAACGGCAAAGCCAATAATCTGTTCCATGCGGACGGCACGCCGCTGCAAGAGCTGCTGGATGCCGCCGCCAGAGGCGTACAGCTGGATGTAGGGCATGGCACGGCAAGCTTCTCCTTCCGGGTGGCGGAGCAGGCGAAGGCGGCTGGTATCGGGCTGAATACAATCAGTACAGATATCTACCGGGGCAACCGGCTGAACGGTCCGGTGTACAGCATGGCGGATGTGCTGACGAAGTTCCTGCATCTGGGCTACAGCCTGGAAGAGGTCATCCGGGCCGTGACCAGCAGCGCTGCCGCGTGGCTTGGCAAGCCGGAGCTGGGACAGATCCGGGTAGGGGAGCCGGCCAACCTGACCTTGTTCGCTGTGGAAGCAGGAGAGAAGCAGCTGAAGGACTCGGAAGGCGAGGTCCGGACCGCGAATCACTATATTGAAGCAAAAGGAGTCTTTATCAATGGATCATTCATTACGAGCTAA